One Oryza brachyantha chromosome 3, ObraRS2, whole genome shotgun sequence DNA segment encodes these proteins:
- the LOC102714900 gene encoding pentatricopeptide repeat-containing protein At1g62350, whose product MFSRLLPRRRHHHRLLLQTLPPAAAAAAVKILRRLQCYSAASSSPSLSIWRRKKEMGKEGLMAVAQLKRLAALPPAGGSPRLEQFMRSHVSRLLRTDLLAVLAELLRQDHVLLSMKIYGVVRKEIWYRPDMYFYRDMLYMLARNKKIEETRQVWADLKSEDVLFDQHTYGDIVRAFCDAGLIDLGMEFYEDMRSSPDPPLSLPFRVILKGLVPYPDLREKIKQDFLELFPDMIVYDPPDCLSDVDDEFKF is encoded by the exons ATGTTCTCCCGTctgctcccgcgccgccgccaccaccaccgcctcctcctccaaaccctaccgccggcggccgccgccgccgcagtgaAAATACTCCGACGGCTGCAGTGTTATTCAGCGGCTTCCTCGAGCCCTAGCCTCTCGATATGGAGGCGGAAGAAGGAGATGGGGAAGGAGGGCCTGATGGCGGTTGCGCAGCTGAAGCGGCTCGCGGCGCTGCCCCCGGCCGGCGGGAGCCCGCGGCTGGAGCAGTTCATGCGCTCGCACGTGTCGCGTCTCCTACGCACCGACCTCCTCGCTGTGCTCGCCGAGCTACTCCGCCAGGACCACGTCCTTCTCTCCATGAAG ATATATGGTGTCGTGCGGAAAGAAATATGGTACCGCCCTGACATGTACTTCTATCGGGACATGCTATATATGCTAGCTAGGAACAAGAAGATTGAGGAGACAAGGCAGGTCTGGGCAGATCTTAAGTCTGAAGACGTTCTGTTTGATCAGCACACCTATGGTGACATCGTTAGGGCCTTCTGTGATGCTGGTTTGATTGATCTGGGAATGGAATTCTATGAAGACATGAGAAGCTCTCCAGATCCACCCCTCTCATTGCCATTCCGGGTTATCCTGAAAGGCCTGGTTCCATATCCTGACCTAAGGGAGAAGATAAAGCAGGATTTTCTAGAACTCTTCCCTGATATGATTGTATATGACCCGCCAGATTGCTTGTCAGATGTGGAtgatgaattcaaattttaa
- the LOC102717973 gene encoding abscisic acid receptor PYL4-like produces MPCIPASSPGIPHQHQHQHHRALAGVGMAVGCAAEAAVAAAGVAGTRCGAHDGEVPAEVARHHEHAEPGSGRCCSAVVQHVAAPAAAVWSVVRRFDQPQAYKRFVRSCALLAGDGGVGTLREVRVVSGLPAASSRERLEILDDESHVLSFRVVGGEHRLKNYLSVTTVHPSPSAPTSATIVVESYVVDVPAGNTPEDTRVFVDTIVKCNLQSLAKTAEKLAAGVRAGA; encoded by the coding sequence ATGCCGTGCATCCCGGCGTCCAGCCCAGGCATCccgcaccagcaccagcaccagcaccacaGGGCGCTAGCAGGCGTCGGCATGGCCGTCGGGTGcgccgcggaggcggccgtggccgcggcgggggTCGCGGGGACGAGGTGCGGGGCGCACGACGGGGAGGTCccggcggaggtggcgcggcACCACGAGCACGCGGAGCCAGGGTCGGGTCGGTGCTGCTCGGCGGTGGTCCAGcacgtggcggcgccggccgcggcggtgtGGTCGGTGGTGCGGCGGTTCGACCAGCCGCAGGCGTACAAGCGGTTCGTGCGCAGCTGCGCGCTGCTcgccggggacggcggcgtgggcaCGCTCCGAGAGGTGCGCGTCGTGTCGGGACTCCCCGCGGCGTCCTCCCGCGAGCGGCTCGAGATCCTCGACGACGAGAGCCACGTCCTCAGCTtccgcgtcgtcggcggcgagcaccgCCTCAAGAACTACCTCTCGGTCACCACCGTCCACCCGTCCCCATCCGCGCCGACGTCCGCCACCATCGTCGTGGAGTCCTACGTCGTCGACGTCCCCGCAGGCAACACGCCCGAGGACACCCGCGTGTTCGTCGACACCATCGTCAAGTGCAACCTGCAGTCGCTCGCCAAGACCGCCGagaagctcgccgccggcgtcagGGCCGGCGCGTGA
- the LOC102715188 gene encoding probably inactive leucine-rich repeat receptor-like protein kinase IMK2, whose translation MDVCGSRNRCGGGSRGGFVNVVMVMVAVAVVVVMTAVPVGGQSPDGVVIAQADLQGLQAIRQALVDPRGFLRGWNGTGLDACSGSWAGVKCVRGKVVAIQLPFKGLAGALSDKVGQLTALRKLSLHDNALGGQLPASLGFLQELRGLYLFNNRFAGAVPPQLGGCALLQTLDLSGNFLSGAIPASLANATKLFRLNLAYNNLSGAVPSSLASLPFLMSLQLSNNNLSGEVPATIGNLRMLHELSLSNNLISGSIPDGIGSLSKLQSLDLSGNLLSGIIPVSLCNITSLVELKLDGNDIGGHIPDAIDGLKNLTQLSLRRNVLDGEIPATVGNISALSLLDVSENNLTGGIPESLSRLTNLSSFNVSYNNLSGPVPIALSSKFNSSSFVGNIQLCGYNGSAICTSISSPATTASPPLPLSQRPTRKLNKRELIFAVGGICLLFLLLFCCVLLFWRKDKQESESPKKGAKDAADKATGKTGGGGAGSGGGAGGGDGGGKLVHFDGPLSFTADDLLCATAEILGKSTYGTVYKATMENGTFVAVKRLREKIAKNQKEFEPEVNALGKLRHPNLLALRAYYLGPKGEKLLVFDFMTKGNLTSFLHARAPDSPASWPTRMNISMGVARGLHHLHAEANIVHGNLTSNNILLDEGNDAKIADCGLSRLMNATANSNVIAAAGALGYRAPELSKLKKANAKTDIYSLGMIMLELLTGKSPGDTTNGLDLPQWVASVVEEEWTNEVFDLELMKDAAAAAETGEELVKTLKLALHCVDPSPAARPEAQQVLRQLEQIKPSVAVSASSSFTGEPSQTTATATTITDDTKSTITE comes from the exons ATGGATGTCTGTGGAAGCAGAAACCGATGCGGTGGTGGATCGCGAGGAGGTTTTGTCAACgtggtgatggtgatggtggcggtggcggtggtggtggtgatgacgGCGGTTCCGGTGGGCGGGCAGTCGCCGGACGGCGTGGTGATCGCGCAGGCCGACCTGCAGGGGCTGCAGGCGATTCGGCAGGCGCTGGTTGACCCGCGCGGGTTCCTTCGCGGGTGGAACGGCACGGGGCTCGATGCGTGCTCCGGCTCGTGGGCCGGCGTCAAGTGCGTGCGCGGCAAGGTCGTCGCCATCCAGCTCCCTTTCAagggcctcgccggcgcgctcTCCGACAAGGTGGGGCAGCTCACGGCGCTGCGCAAGCTCAGCCTCCACGACAACGCGCTTGGGGGCCAGCTGCCGGCCTCGCTCGGCTTCCTCCAGGAGCTCCGGGGGCTCTACCTCTTCAACAACcgcttcgccggcgccgtgccgccgcagCTCGGCGGCTGCGCGCTCCTGCAGACGCTCGACCTCAGCGGCAACTTCCTCTCCGGCGCCATCCCCGCCTCCCTCGCCAACGCCACCAAGCTCTTCAGGCTCAACCTCGCGTACAACAACCTCTCCGGTGCCGTGCCCTCCAGCCtcgcctctctccctttcctcATGTCCCTTCAGCTCAGCAACAACAATCTCAGCGGCGAGGTGCCAGCCACCATTGGCAACCTCAGGATGCTGCACGAGCTTTCTCTTAGCAACAACCTGATCAGTGGAAGCATCCCTGATGGGATCGGGAGCCTCTCGAAGCTCCAAAGCTTGGACCTTTCCGGTAATCTGTTAAGTGGCATCATCCCTGTCTCACTCTGCAACATCACCTCCCTCGTAGAGCTCAAGCTCGATGGGAATGACATCGGGGGGCACATACCTGACGCCATTGATGGGCTCAAGAACCTGACCCAGCTGTCCCTGAGGAGGAATGTCCTCGACGGGGAGATTCCGGCGACGGTCGGGAACATCTCGGCGCTGTCATTGCTCGACGTGTCGGAGAACAACCTCACCGGAGGGATTCCCGAGTCCCTGAGCAGATTGACCAATCTGTCATCTTTCAATGTGTCGTACAATAATCTCTCAGGGCCTGTGCCTATTGCTCTTTCGAGCAAGTTCAATTCCAGCTCGTTCGTGGGAAACATCCAGCTCTGTGGGTACAATGGCTCCGCCATTTGCACCTCGATTTCCTCTCCGGCGAccacggcgtcgccgccgctgcctttGTCACAGAGGCCAACACGGAAGCTCAACAAAAGGGAACTCATCTTTGCAGTCGGAGGCATCTGCTTGCTGTTCCTGCTCCTCTTCTGCTGCGTCCTCCTCTTCTGGAGGAAAGACAAGCAGGAGAGCGAGTCGCCCAAGAAGGGCGCCAAGGACGCCGCCGACAAGGCGACCGGTaagaccggcggcggcggagctggatcaggcggcggcgccggcggtggggatGGCGGCGGGAAGCTTGTCCACTTCGACGGGCCGCTCTCGTTCACGGCGGATGACCTGCTGTGCGCGACGGCGGAGATCCTGGGGAAGAGCACGTACGGCACGGTGTACAAGGCGACCATGGAGAACGGTACTTTCGTCGCGGTGAAGCGGCTCCGGGAGAAGATCGCCAAGAACCAGAAGGAGTTCGAGCCGGAGGTGAACGCGCTCGGCAAGCTTCGGCACCCCAACCTCCTCGCCCTCAGGGCCTACTACCTCGGACCCAAGGGCGAGAAGCTCCTCGTCTTCGACTTCATGACCAAGGGCAACCTCACCTCCTTCCTCCATG CTCGCGCGCCGGACAGCCCGGCGAGTTGGCCGACGAGGATGAACATCTCGATGGGGGTTGCTCGGGGGCTGCACCACCTGCACGCGGAGGCGAACATCGTGCACGGCAACCTGACGAGCAACAACATCCTCCTCGACGAGGGAAACGACGCCAAGATCGCCGACTGCGGCCTGTCGCGCCTCATGAACGCGACGGCCAACTCCAACGTCATCGCCGCAGCGGGCGCGCTGGGTTACCGCGCGCCGGAGCTCTCCAAGCTGAAGAAGGCCAACGCCAAGACCGACATCTACAGCCTCGGCATGATCATGCTCGAGCTGCTGACCGGCAAGTCGCCGGGCGACACGACCAACGGCCTCGACCTGCCGCAGTGGGTGGCCTCGGTCGTCGAGGAGGAGTGGACCAACGAGGTGTTCGACCTTGAGCTCATGAAggacgcggccgcggccgcagAGACCGGCGAGGAGCTAGTGAAGACGCTCAAGCTGGCGCTGCATTGCGTCGATCcttcaccggcggcgcggccagaGGCCCAGCAGGTCCTCAGACAGCTCGAGCAGATCAAGCCCTCGGTGGCAGTGTCGGCCTCCTCGTCCTTCACCGGCGAGCCAAGCCAAACTACTGCGACCGCGACCACGATCACCGACGACACAAAATCGACTATTACAGAGTAG